The following are encoded together in the Strix aluco isolate bStrAlu1 chromosome 13, bStrAlu1.hap1, whole genome shotgun sequence genome:
- the LOC141929236 gene encoding uncharacterized protein LOC141929236: protein MSHFVLFHWVMMQIFIVHTASEAVVRGVIGKPVQLSCFYHVTQDKDISDMCWGRGSCPKSKCNNKILHTTGDRVTFRKSQRYSLRGNISSGDVSLTIGRVKAEDAGTYCCRVEIAGWFNDIKQNIQLEVRAPPVRITTTRKAPVSPRHFRKTTFAPQATSDHQTTAETAVLLTTNTAVLITTVPPATTVNTETPAVITLETTAHPTFAVTANDTFPATMVTTSALPDLSTSFQAADMRTEDDDMFCPAESVTLPGVTAESPSTLLTAETTKGAHTSLMVEDVPTAATTPPAPTMLQTPKRTLAPSGKETSSDSKAKKHDDNGDKFPSYAILIACLIAVSIILILMLSLFWKRKRTKKFIIKSLGPAEDLEKVFSGTEGENSIFSL, encoded by the exons ATGTCCCATTTTGTGCTGTTTCACTGGGTTATGATGCAGATCTTCATAG TGCACACCGCATCCGAAGCTGTTGTTAGAGGAGTAATAGGGAAACCTGTTCAGTTGTCTTGCTTCTACCATGTGACGCAAGATAAGGACATCTCCGATatgtgctggggcagaggctcGTGCCCAAAATCAAAGTGCAATAACAAAATTTTGCACACCACTGGGGATAGGGTGACATTCAGAAAATCTCAGAGGTACAGTCTCCGGGGCAATATTTCCTCTGGAGATGTGTCTCTCACGATTGGGAGAGTGAAGGCAGAAGATGCAGGTACATACTGCTGCCGCGTAGAGATCGCGGGTTGGTTCAACGACATCAAACAGAATATACAGCTGGAGGTCAGAG CCCCTCCAGTGAGGATAACCACTACAAGAAAGGCTCCCGTTTCCCCCagacattttagaaaaacaacttTTGCTCCCCAAGCAACCTCTGATCATCAAACAACAGCAGAGACTGCTGTTCTCCTGACAACCAAC ACTGCTGTCCTGATAACCACTGTCCCCCCAGCAACAACTGTAAACACCGAGACTCCAGCAGTAATTACACTGGAGACCACTGCTCACCCAACATTTGCTGTGACAGCAAATGATACTTTTCCAGCAACTATGGTGACAACCAGTGCTCTCCCAGATTTGTCAACTAGTTTCCAAGCAGCTGACATGAGGACTGAAGATGACGACATGTTCTGCCCAGCAGAATCTGTCACTCTTCCTGGAG tGACTGCTGAATCCCCAAGTACACTTCTGACTGCAGAGACAACTAAAGGTGCTCACACTTCTCTCATGGTGGAAGATGTGCCAACTGCAG CAACGACCCCGCCAGCGCCAACCATGCTTCAGACCCCAAAGAGAACCCTTGCTCCTTCAGGTAAGGAAA CAAGTTCAGACAGCAAGGCTAAGAAGCATGACGATAATGGAGATAAG ttTCCCAGCTATGCCATTCTCATTGCCTGTCTCATAGCAGTGTCCATTATTCTCATATTGATGCTCTCATTGTTCTGGAAAC GTAAACGCACAAAGAAGTTTATAATAAAAAG CCTTGGACCAGCAGAAGACCTTGAAAAAGTTTTCAGTGGCACTGAaggagaaaacagcattttttccctgtga
- the LOC141929233 gene encoding hepatitis A virus cellular receptor 1 homolog isoform X1 translates to MSSYFCMNWILLILFTGPIVSGSLVKGNVGQNITVPCFYPVKRIQDITSMCWGRDSCPASKCYRTIIWTDGWKVTEQYNSRYMLKGNLPMGDVSLTIVNAEEADSGIYCCRVEISGWFNDRTSNHKVVIEKARISTASPHTYTSEQTSAHRSTSESSFTIIRTWPSVSTSEAPQTASGPCSSTSGFSDVTTNLQNASLSLSGQQYSENGLYIGIGLCAVLLAILILALFLTRQYLYNTKKTGDFANFVAFWRPERAGNHSALEDEIHAEENIYIIH, encoded by the exons ATGTCGTCTTATTTCTGCATGAACTGGATTCTTCTGATCCTCTTTACAG GCCCCATAGTATCGGGATCACTTGTGAAAGGAAACGTTGGTCAGAATATCACTGTGCCCTGTTTTTACCCTGTTAAGAGGATACAAGACATCACATCAATGTGCTGGGGTCGTGACAGCTGCCCTGCTTCAAAATGTTATCGGACCATTATCTGGACAGATGGGTGGAAGGTGACAGAGCAGTACAACAGCAGGTATATGTTGAAAGGGAACCTGCCAATGGGCGACGTGTCCCTCACAATCGTGAACGCCGAGGAAGCAGACAGTGGGATATACTGCTGCCGTGTGGAGATCTCAGGGTGGTTCAATGATCGGACAAGTAATCACAAGGTTGTGATAGAGAAAG CTAGGATCTCTACTGCAAGTCCTCACACTTACACCTCTGAACAGACCTCAG CTCACAGGAGCACCAGTGAATCATCCTTTACCATCATAAGAACGTGGCCATCGGTTTCTACTTCAGAAGCTCCTCAGACT GCCTCTGGTCCCTGCTCAAGCACCTCAGGCTTCTCGGATGTAACCACAAACCTGCAG AACGCGTCCCTGTCGCTTTCCGGTCAGCAGTATTCAGAAAATGGGCTGTACATTGGGATTGGTTTATGTGCAGTACTTCTAGCCATCCTTATTTTGGCTCTGTTCCTCACTAGAC AATATTTGTACAATACAAAGAAGACGGGTGACTTTGCAAA CTTTGTTGCATTTTGGAGGCCAGAACGTGCAGGGAACCATAGTGCCCTGGAAGATGAGATCCATGCAGAGGAAAACATTTATATAATACACTAA
- the MED7 gene encoding mediator of RNA polymerase II transcription subunit 7 has product MGEPQQVSALPPPPMQYIKEYTDENIRKGLAPKPPPPVKDSYMMFGNQFQCDDLIIRPLESQGIERLHPMQFDHKKELRKLNMSILVNFLDLLDILIRSPGSIKREEKLEDLKLLFVHVHHLINEYRPHQARETLRVMMEVQKRQRLETAERFQKHLERVVEMIQNCLASLPDDLPHSEGGLGVKTETMDTDDGSNCIGQSEKQRERSGGKRDQVLDKDAAMCSIIDEMT; this is encoded by the coding sequence ATGGGTGAACCTCAGCAAGTGagtgcccttcctcctcctccaatgCAATACATAAAAGAATATACTGATGAAAATATCCGTAAAGGCCTGGCTCCAAAGCCACCCCCGCCTGTGAAAGACAGTTATATGATGTTTGGTAATCAGTTTCAATGTGATGATCTAATTATTCGACCCTTGGAGAGCCAGGGTATTGAAAGGTTACATCCTATGCAGTTTGATCACAAGAAGGAATTAAGAAAACTTAATATGTCTATCCTGGTCAACTTTTTGGACCTCTTGGATATCTTGATCAGGAGTCCAGGGAGTATAAAGCGAGAGGAGAAGCTGGAAGACTTGAAACTACTTTTTGTTCATGTCCATCATCTTATAAATGAGTATCGCCCTCACCAAGCTAGGGAGACACTAAGAGTCATGATGGAGGTGCAGAAACGTCAGCGTTTGGAAACAGCAGAGCGATTTCAGAAGCACTTAGAGCGAGTTGTAGAGATGATTCAGAACTGCCTGGCTTCCTTGCCTGATGATCTGCCTCATTCAGAGGGAGGACTGGGagtgaaaacagaaacaatgGATACCGATGATGGCAGCAACTGCATTGGACAGAGTGAAAAGCAGAGAGAGCGTTCTGGTGGCAAGAGAGATCAGGTTTTAGACAAAGATGCAGCTATGTGTAGCATTATTGATGAAATGACatga
- the LOC141929233 gene encoding hepatitis A virus cellular receptor 2-like isoform X2 yields the protein MSSYFCMNWILLILFTGPIVSGSLVKGNVGQNITVPCFYPVKRIQDITSMCWGRDSCPASKCYRTIIWTDGWKVTEQYNSRYMLKGNLPMGDVSLTIVNAEEADSGIYCCRVEISGWFNDRTSNHKVVIEKAHRSTSESSFTIIRTWPSVSTSEAPQTASGPCSSTSGFSDVTTNLQNASLSLSGQQYSENGLYIGIGLCAVLLAILILALFLTRQYLYNTKKTGDFANFVAFWRPERAGNHSALEDEIHAEENIYIIH from the exons ATGTCGTCTTATTTCTGCATGAACTGGATTCTTCTGATCCTCTTTACAG GCCCCATAGTATCGGGATCACTTGTGAAAGGAAACGTTGGTCAGAATATCACTGTGCCCTGTTTTTACCCTGTTAAGAGGATACAAGACATCACATCAATGTGCTGGGGTCGTGACAGCTGCCCTGCTTCAAAATGTTATCGGACCATTATCTGGACAGATGGGTGGAAGGTGACAGAGCAGTACAACAGCAGGTATATGTTGAAAGGGAACCTGCCAATGGGCGACGTGTCCCTCACAATCGTGAACGCCGAGGAAGCAGACAGTGGGATATACTGCTGCCGTGTGGAGATCTCAGGGTGGTTCAATGATCGGACAAGTAATCACAAGGTTGTGATAGAGAAAG CTCACAGGAGCACCAGTGAATCATCCTTTACCATCATAAGAACGTGGCCATCGGTTTCTACTTCAGAAGCTCCTCAGACT GCCTCTGGTCCCTGCTCAAGCACCTCAGGCTTCTCGGATGTAACCACAAACCTGCAG AACGCGTCCCTGTCGCTTTCCGGTCAGCAGTATTCAGAAAATGGGCTGTACATTGGGATTGGTTTATGTGCAGTACTTCTAGCCATCCTTATTTTGGCTCTGTTCCTCACTAGAC AATATTTGTACAATACAAAGAAGACGGGTGACTTTGCAAA CTTTGTTGCATTTTGGAGGCCAGAACGTGCAGGGAACCATAGTGCCCTGGAAGATGAGATCCATGCAGAGGAAAACATTTATATAATACACTAA